CCGTTCGATCTCCTCTCGTTTGGTGGCCACAATGCGGTCAAGAATAGACGCCATGGAGAATTTCCTGCCTCATCGATCGCCTGCGCGGGGAATTTGACGTGCGATCCTGTCACCTCTCCGTGCTGAGGTCGAGGCGCACTCTTCAATGAGGATCGCGTCAACTGTCAGATAATCCCCGCCTTTCCAACAGTCGCTCAAATCTGCGAAACCGGGCTCGGCCGCAACAGTATGTTCGTGATATTTGAAACGGTTTGCGCGTATTCCGGTTTGTCCCGGAGTTGGAGCCATTCTGGATCTTTCAGGAAGGCTGCCCAGGCCTGCTTTTGAGCTTCAATGGTGTCGAAGCCCAGCATGTACGTCAAATTGGGCAATTTCGTGCCGATGAGCGCCTGTCCAAAGAAAACCGGATTCATCTTGAGCCGGCGGAAAATTGCCAGTTCCCCGCCCGTGTTGAACATTTCAACCTTCTTCACATGCTTGGTAAGATTGTGGCTCTCGTAAATTCGGAGCTGGAAAATGCGACTGTCAGCCGTGCTCGGCACCTCCACTTGGGGCACTCCATCGAAGGCGAGGAGCAGGCTGCTTTCGACGCGTTGATAAGTGGGATCGTCGAAAGAATCCTCGAGCACCTCTTTACCTGCGGCTTGTGCCCGGGGATCACTCAGGAGCGCTGCCATTTCCCGAATCACTGTTTCACAGGTGTTGTGGGGCAAAAGCACAAAGAGGCTGGGATCTTCACCTTCCAGGTAGCGAAAGACCCCGACCGGCCGGATGCCGAGGTTGTTCCAAACAGGGATGGCCACTTCAGCCAGGAATTTTTCCAAACGATCTCGCTTTTCCGGAGTCGCAATTTGGTAACGGCGGAGCTCCAGCAACTGCTTGCTCTTTCCACTTCCCTCGACTGCCTGCGTTAGCTCACTTATCGCCATCACCGTTCCCACGCTGCCAATCACGGAAGATGCCAGAAACTCTCGCCGTTGCATGAGGTGTCTCCTTTCTTCTGCGCCGGTTCAACCAGAAAGCTGCTTTTGCCCTGATGCTGATCCCAATCGTGGGAGTGGCCCCCAAAAAAGTGGCGGCAAACCAAACAAATTACGGGCACCCGCCTCACTCGTCGGACGTTTTCCGATTGTCACAGTTTACCTGCGATTCGCGGATTTGACTATCGGTAGCGCGGAACTACCCGGGCCACCCTGAATCATCCCCAGTTTTGTAATAACCTATGAGATACCACAGGTCCGATACGTTGTAGCGGCAATCCATGGATTTCACCCAACCATTTGACCCGGAATTCAACCGAGCATTTGAAGCACGGTGCATTTGAAGCACGGTCAGTGAAATGGCCTCTGCGATCATTAGAATGTGGGCCTACCAAGCAGGTTCCTCCGGGTTGAATCTCACTCCGGCAGGAGTTCGTTTGGATGACCGCCTCCTCATTGGCGCGGGAGATGTGATGATGTGTTAGGGTCTCGCCCTCTTGCCCGCCGAGGGATCCCTCGTCAGAATGGGGGCGGCGTTTCAGGTCTCAACGTTCTCCAGTTGATTGGCTTCCAAAAAGGGACTGACCATGTCGAGCCCGCACCGTAACCGAAGCAGCTTCTGTGTATCCCGCCACGTTGAGAACCTTCGAACCGGACTGCAACTCGCCTTGGCGGTCATCTTCCTGGTATGGCCCATCGCCGCTTTGGCAACGCGCAGTGCAACAGGCCATGCGGAAGAAAAACCGGGCGCGTCCACGCCACCGGCAGTTATCTGCCTCAGTGCTTCGGCTTCCCCTTTGGAGCGCCTCGCCGCCCTAGAAATCCGGCGATATCTGTACCTCCGCACGGGAGAGTTGATTCCCCTGGTTGATCAACCGGCAAACGAACAGGCGACAGACGTGATCGTGGTGGCGCGAAGCGATCGCCTTTTGGGCGGGGAGTTGATTCCGACCGACGTTATTAATGCTCACCGGTCATCGCTTGAAAACCGCCTTGATCGGGCTGGAGATGATGGCTTCCTCGTGTGGACGATTCCTGGCAACCAGCGGCAGATTTTGGTAATAACCGGCAAGAAAGACATTGGCGTTCTCTACGGGGCTTATCGTCTTGCCGAACACTACGGGGTACGTTTCTATCTGGAAGGAGACGTCGTCCCTGATCGCCGAGTGGCCTGGTCGCTTGCGCAACTTGATGAAGTTCGTCGGCCGTTGTTTCAGCATCGGGGGATTCAACCGTTCCACGACTTTCCTGAAGGACCCGATTGGTGGGGGGTGGAAGAGTACAAGGCGATCCTTGCCCAGTTGCCCAAATTGGGCATGAATTTCATCGGGTTTCACTGCTATCCGGAGGGTGGCGTTGGCCCGGAGCCGCTCGTGTGGATTGGCCAGGCTGCTGATATAGGGGAAGGACCGGGAGTTCGCTTCAGTTATCCCGCCCGGCATTTCCTCACCAGCAACGTGACAGGGTCCTGGGGCTACCGCCCCATGAAGACGTCCGACTATGCGTTCGGCGCCGACCAACTCTTTGAAGTCGATGATTATGGGGCCGATTACATGCAGGGTTACTCTCCCTGGACGGAAATGAATGTCGACCAGGCGAACAAACTTTTTGAAAATATGGGGCGTGTTCTTGACGAGGCCTTCACCTTTGCCCGTCATCTCGGCATCGCAACCGCGGTGGGAACGGAAACGCCGCTCACCATTCCCAAAGCGGTTCGCGAACGGCTCAAGGCGTCTGGAAAGGACCCGTCGAATCCGGCGGTTGTTAAAGAAGTTTACGCCGCCATGTTTAAGCGGATTATGCAGACGCACCCCCTGGACTACTACTGGTTTTGGACGCCTGAGAACTGGACCTGGTCAGGCACCAAGCCCGAAGAAGTGGAGGCCACACTTGCCGACCTGAAGATGGCCTACGAAGCAGCCAAAGAGGTGGGGGCTCCGTTCACATTGGCGACGTGCGGATGGGTGCTGGGACCCAGCCAGGATCGTGCGCTGTTCGACAAAGTTTTACCCAAAGAGATGCCGGTCAGTTGCATCAATCGGCAGGTTGGCCACGACCCCGTCGAGCCTGGTTTTGCCCGTGTGCAAGGGCGTCCCAAATGGGCCATTCCCTGGCTGGAAGATGATCCCGCACTCATCAGCCCCCAGCTCTGGGTGGGACGCATGAGAAAGGATGCCGCCGACGCGCTGAAGTACGGTTGCACGGGATTGATGGGAATTCACTGGCGGACGCGACAGCTTGGGCCCAATGTTTCCGCGCTGGCCGCCGCCGCATGGGATCAGCACGGCTGGAACCCGGAACTTGGTGAGACTCCCGCTGCTCCGTCCCGCCCTGGCGAAGGTCCTGAGGGCGGCCAGTTTGCCACCTTTCCCGGCGTTGATTTTGCCAACACTGACGAAGATCCGATTTACCAGACTGTCCGGTACGATGTCGATGCCTATCGGTTCAATCTGCCCAACGGCCAGTACCGGGTCGTTTTAAAGTTCTGCGAACCCCATTACAGCGAAGCGGGGAAGCGCGTCTTCGGTGTGAAAATCCAGGGGAAAACCATCATCGACACTCTCGACATATTTGCCCAAGTGGGCAAAAATCGGGCTCTTGATTTCACCTTTGACGGTATCGAAGTGGCGGACGGCACTTTGCTTATCGAGTTCGTCCGCCAGGCGGAATTCCCCTGCATCGCGGGGATTGTCATCACCGGTCCGGTGACTCGCAAAATCAACTGCGGTGGTCCTGCATGGAACGACTATCAGGCCGATTGGCCCCCCACAGACCGCACGGCTCATCGTTACCTGATGTCGATTGATTTTTACCTGGATTGGGCTTCGGCTCAGTTTGGACCAGAAGTGGCCTTCGAGGCAGCGACGATTTTCGCCGCCATCGACGGCCGCCTCCCGCGTCCCAGCACGTGGGTCCATGGGCCGGGCGGGATTGTGCCGGACTCCCGGCCGTGGAGCGAAGTGTCCAAGGATTATGCTTTCGTGGATGAATTGGCAGCCCTACGAGAAAGCGTCCAGGGACCTGGCAACCGCGAGCGATTCGACTACTGGCTGGATCTGTTTCGTTACATGCGGGCGAATGCCAAGGTCAATTGTGCACTTCATGCCTACAAAGCCGCCATTGCGGAATTGGCAAAAATCCAGCAGAAAAACGGTGATCCGGCCGAGCTTCAGCGATTGGCCAGGGAAAAGGTTCTTCCCCTCCGCGAGGAACTCGTGGCCGATCTCAAAGAGGTTCATACCTATCTCCTTTCGCACGTGTCCACCTATGGCGGTCTGGGGAACATCTGCAATTGGCAGCAACACGTCATTCCAATCACGCTGGGCGATGCGGATGCCCAACTCGTGAAGCTGGTGGGTGAAGAGATTCTCGCCGATCGGAGGCTCCCGCGCACCTACGACGGCCGTCCCCGCATCATCGTGCCATCCGTGCGAAGTCTCCTCAGTCGCGGAGAATCCCTCCGACTCAAGGTCATTCTCCTCGGGTGGCAGAATGCTGAAGCGAGCCTCTGCTGGCGGGCCGTTGGAGAGCCCACATATCACACGGTTCCCCTGAGCCACGTCGCACGATCCGTGTATCAGGCGGCGCTTGCCGGAGAGCAGCTTCCCGACATTGTGGAGTACTTCATTGAGGTCCGCAGTGGCGACCAGGTGGCCCGGTATCCGGCAACCGCACCCGAGATCGGCCTGACGACAGTCGTCGCACCTTAGGCTTGACAGTCGTATCCCACTGCGAGTTGCATGGACGCGACTACGGCAGTTTGCTTCCTTGTGCCCCACACTCTGGCGGATGGCCGACTGACGCGCTGTCGCACGTCGCCCCAAGGTCTCGGAACAATGTTCGGCGAACGTTGATTCGAACTGTTCGACCAATCGGGGTCGGCACGGTGGAGGGCCATCCCCACCGCTGGCCGGTCAAGGATAGGGTGAGGTGCTCGGTGCTCAACGGCGTCCCAACTGGCCTTTTTTTATCCGCCCGGCAACGCGATACTTAACGGGTTACGGTCCAAATTTCCTAAATGCATGCGTGAACACCAGCGCGGTCAAGTCGGACCGTGCCAGGTTTTGCAATTGGGAGACTGCGTGAAAACATGGTCCAGGTCGTTTTGCCCGACGGTCAAATCCAGGATTTCCCATCCTGCATTACCGCAGCCGACGTTGCGGAGCAAATCAGTCCCCGACTAGCCAAGGCGGCAGTGGCGGCGGAAGTCAACGGCAAAGTTGTCGATCTCAACACCCCCCTTCCGACGGGTAGTCCTGTCCAGCTTAAGATTCTGACGGAACGCGATCCCCAGGCCCTGGAGGTCCTGCGTCACTCTGCCGCCCACGTGATGGCCCGGGCGGTTCTGCGTCTCTTTCCCGGAGCCAAGCTCGCTTTCGGTCCCCCGGTGGAAAACGGCTTTTATTACGACATCGACCTTGACCGCCCCCTCAAAGAGGAGGATTTGGAGCGGATCGAAGCCGAGATGGCGAAAATCGTGGAGCTGGACGAACCGTTCGAGCGGCTCGAGGTCCCTTGGGAGAAAGCAGTGGAAATCTGTCGCGATCTCGACCAGCCGTACAAGGTGGAACATCTGCGGGAAGGGCTGGCCAGCGAAAAAACCGTCTCCTTCTATCGCCAGGGCGAGTTCCTCGATTTGTGCGAGGGGCCTCATATCCCCTCTGCGGGGCGGCTGAAGGCGTTCAAATTGCTTTCGGTGGCAGGAGCTTACTGGCGCGGAGACGCCTCTCGACAGCAGCTCCAGCGCCTCTACGGAACGGCATGGTTCAGCAGGAAAGATCTTGAGGATTATCTCCACCGCCTGGAGGAAGCCAAGAAACGGGATCACCGTGTGCTGGGAAAGCGGCTCGAGCTGTTCACCATTGAGCCGATGGTAGGTTCCGGACTGGTGCTTTGGCTACCGAAGGGCGCAATCATTCGCCGCCAGCTCGAGGATTTCCTTTACGGGGAACTCCTGCGTCGGGGTTATCAGGCCGTTTATACCCCGCACATTGGACGAGTGGAACTGTATCAAACTTCCGGTCACTACCCGTATTATGCGGACAGCCAATTTCCCCCCATCCAAATGGCTGACGGCGAGCGGTATCTCCTTAAGCCGATGAACTGTCCGCACCACATCATGATTTATAAATCCCGTCCGCGGAGCTACCGGGAGCTACCCCTCCGGCTGGCGGAGTTCGGGACGGTGTACCGTTTTGAACAATCTGGGGAGCTCACCGGAATGACCCGGGTCCGCGGCTTCACACAGGACGACGCCCATATCTTCTGCACGGAAGAGCAGGTGGCCGAGGAATTTCGCGGTTGTCTGGAAATGACGCAATTCGTCCTTCAAACGCTGGGATTTACAGATTACCGAGTTCGGCTGAGCCTCCGTGATCCGAAAAGCGATAAATACGTGGGCGATCCTGAGGTCTGGGAGCGTGCGGAATCGGCCCTTCGCCGAGTGTGTGAAGAAATGAATCTGCCCAACCTGGAGACCGCCATCGGCGAGGCCGCATTTTACGGTCCCAAGGCGGACTTCATCGTGTCCGATTGCATAGGCCGGGAGTGGCAATTGGGCACCGTCCAGCTGGACTACAATCTCCCCAGCCCGCAGCGATTTAACCTGGAATACATTGGGCCAGACAATCGTCCCCATCAGCCGGTCATGATCCATCGTGCTCCTTTCGGGTCCCTGGAACGTTTCACCGGGATCTTGATTGAGCATTTCGCGGGAGCGTTCCCCCTCTGGCTGGCGCCGGAACAAATCCGCGTGCTCACCGTCAGCGAAAAATTCGAAGAATACGCTCGACAGGTGGAGCGGCAGTTTCGGGAAGCGGGCCTGCGGGTGGTCGGAGATTATCGGGCCGAAAAGGTCAGCGCCAAAATCCGCGACGCTCAACTTGAACTGGTCCCCTACATGGCGGTCATTGGAGGCCGGGAACAGGAGCAGGGAACCGTGGCCTTGCGAGAGCGCCGCAAGGGGGACCTGGGCGCCTTCCCCGTGGCAGCAGTCATTGCAAAATTGCAGGAAGAAATCCGACTGAAGATAATACCCCGTTATGACGACGCGCAAAAATAGCGTCGGCCGGACCTGCTTCCGGGCAATTCCTGACACGGGAGGTGGTGCGGGGTGTTGACGTTCCGGCAATGTGTGTTCATACTCAAGCAAGTGTCCAACGCCCTTCCGGAAAGGGCGTTGACGATGGCTACGGGGTCAACTGTTTTGGTCGCTTGAGAGTTTGGCTGAAAGAGGAGTCCAACAATCGAGGAGAAAACCTATCGCGTCAATGAGCGGATCCGCAGTCCGTCCGTCCGGCTGATTGGTCCCGATGGCCAGCAGATGGGAATTGTCAGCCGTGAGCAAGCCCTCGCGGCAGCGAGGGAAGCGGGGCTCGATCTGGTTGAGGTAGCCCCCAACGATAACCCGCCCGTTTGCCGCATTCTCGACTTCGGCAAATTCAAATACATGCAGAAAAAGAAGCAGCAGAAGTCGCATGCGGCTCAAATGAAGGTCAAGGAAATCCGGGTCCGACCGGGGACCGGGGAAGCCGACCTGAACGTCAAGATCAACCGTGCCCGGGAGTTCCTCACTAAAGGCGATAAAGTCCTCATTTCCGTTATGTTCCGGGGACGAGAAGCCGCCCATATGGAGGAGGGCGAAAAAGTCCTCAACCATATCCTGGAGCGGTTGATGGACCTGGGCAAGCTGGAAGGGACAATCAGCCGCCAGCCCAAGCGGATCGTGTGTACGGTCCTTCCCAACGCTAAATCAGCCTCGTAGGGAACCCCGGACAGCGACCGCAGCGATGAAGCGCATCTAGCCCAATTTGGTATTCCCCGGGAAACGGGAATAGGGCGCGTGCGCCGGGCATGATCGTGGTGCCGTATGGTTCGGGTTCAGTGGGGCATTATTTAAGCCGCACAAGGGCCCGGGAATTCAAGCCAATTTTCAGGCCTTCGGATGGGTTCTCAACGGGAATAAAACTTGGCTTCCCGGACCAAACCGTCGGTTGTCTGCCCATCCTTTCGCGAATTGCTCGCGAA
This is a stretch of genomic DNA from Thermogutta terrifontis. It encodes these proteins:
- a CDS encoding NIPSNAP family protein; the encoded protein is MQRREFLASSVIGSVGTVMAISELTQAVEGSGKSKQLLELRRYQIATPEKRDRLEKFLAEVAIPVWNNLGIRPVGVFRYLEGEDPSLFVLLPHNTCETVIREMAALLSDPRAQAAGKEVLEDSFDDPTYQRVESSLLLAFDGVPQVEVPSTADSRIFQLRIYESHNLTKHVKKVEMFNTGGELAIFRRLKMNPVFFGQALIGTKLPNLTYMLGFDTIEAQKQAWAAFLKDPEWLQLRDKPEYAQTVSNITNILLRPSPVSQI
- a CDS encoding malectin domain-containing carbohydrate-binding protein, with protein sequence MSSPHRNRSSFCVSRHVENLRTGLQLALAVIFLVWPIAALATRSATGHAEEKPGASTPPAVICLSASASPLERLAALEIRRYLYLRTGELIPLVDQPANEQATDVIVVARSDRLLGGELIPTDVINAHRSSLENRLDRAGDDGFLVWTIPGNQRQILVITGKKDIGVLYGAYRLAEHYGVRFYLEGDVVPDRRVAWSLAQLDEVRRPLFQHRGIQPFHDFPEGPDWWGVEEYKAILAQLPKLGMNFIGFHCYPEGGVGPEPLVWIGQAADIGEGPGVRFSYPARHFLTSNVTGSWGYRPMKTSDYAFGADQLFEVDDYGADYMQGYSPWTEMNVDQANKLFENMGRVLDEAFTFARHLGIATAVGTETPLTIPKAVRERLKASGKDPSNPAVVKEVYAAMFKRIMQTHPLDYYWFWTPENWTWSGTKPEEVEATLADLKMAYEAAKEVGAPFTLATCGWVLGPSQDRALFDKVLPKEMPVSCINRQVGHDPVEPGFARVQGRPKWAIPWLEDDPALISPQLWVGRMRKDAADALKYGCTGLMGIHWRTRQLGPNVSALAAAAWDQHGWNPELGETPAAPSRPGEGPEGGQFATFPGVDFANTDEDPIYQTVRYDVDAYRFNLPNGQYRVVLKFCEPHYSEAGKRVFGVKIQGKTIIDTLDIFAQVGKNRALDFTFDGIEVADGTLLIEFVRQAEFPCIAGIVITGPVTRKINCGGPAWNDYQADWPPTDRTAHRYLMSIDFYLDWASAQFGPEVAFEAATIFAAIDGRLPRPSTWVHGPGGIVPDSRPWSEVSKDYAFVDELAALRESVQGPGNRERFDYWLDLFRYMRANAKVNCALHAYKAAIAELAKIQQKNGDPAELQRLAREKVLPLREELVADLKEVHTYLLSHVSTYGGLGNICNWQQHVIPITLGDADAQLVKLVGEEILADRRLPRTYDGRPRIIVPSVRSLLSRGESLRLKVILLGWQNAEASLCWRAVGEPTYHTVPLSHVARSVYQAALAGEQLPDIVEYFIEVRSGDQVARYPATAPEIGLTTVVAP
- the thrS gene encoding threonine--tRNA ligase → MVQVVLPDGQIQDFPSCITAADVAEQISPRLAKAAVAAEVNGKVVDLNTPLPTGSPVQLKILTERDPQALEVLRHSAAHVMARAVLRLFPGAKLAFGPPVENGFYYDIDLDRPLKEEDLERIEAEMAKIVELDEPFERLEVPWEKAVEICRDLDQPYKVEHLREGLASEKTVSFYRQGEFLDLCEGPHIPSAGRLKAFKLLSVAGAYWRGDASRQQLQRLYGTAWFSRKDLEDYLHRLEEAKKRDHRVLGKRLELFTIEPMVGSGLVLWLPKGAIIRRQLEDFLYGELLRRGYQAVYTPHIGRVELYQTSGHYPYYADSQFPPIQMADGERYLLKPMNCPHHIMIYKSRPRSYRELPLRLAEFGTVYRFEQSGELTGMTRVRGFTQDDAHIFCTEEQVAEEFRGCLEMTQFVLQTLGFTDYRVRLSLRDPKSDKYVGDPEVWERAESALRRVCEEMNLPNLETAIGEAAFYGPKADFIVSDCIGREWQLGTVQLDYNLPSPQRFNLEYIGPDNRPHQPVMIHRAPFGSLERFTGILIEHFAGAFPLWLAPEQIRVLTVSEKFEEYARQVERQFREAGLRVVGDYRAEKVSAKIRDAQLELVPYMAVIGGREQEQGTVALRERRKGDLGAFPVAAVIAKLQEEIRLKIIPRYDDAQK
- the infC gene encoding translation initiation factor IF-3 translates to MGPDGQQMGIVSREQALAAAREAGLDLVEVAPNDNPPVCRILDFGKFKYMQKKKQQKSHAAQMKVKEIRVRPGTGEADLNVKINRAREFLTKGDKVLISVMFRGREAAHMEEGEKVLNHILERLMDLGKLEGTISRQPKRIVCTVLPNAKSAS